In the Streptomyces sp. 3214.6 genome, GGTACGGCGTCTCGACCACGGCCGAGTTCAAGGCGGCGGCCCAGGCCACCACGGCCACGGACCTGACGTCCTTCTGGACCACCCACCGCATCGAAGGCTGATCCGGCAGCGAAGGCTGATCCGGCAGCGACGGTTGATCCGGCGGGGACCGGACCACCGCGCTCGCCGGTGCTTCACGGGTGACGCCCCCAGCGCGTCACCCGTGAAGCACCGGGCGCAGGGGGTCTCCCTTTCGCCCCCTTCCCCCCTTCCTCCCTTCCCCCCCCAGGGCACGCCGTCAGTTCTTCGCCGCGAGTTCCTTGAGCGCGATGTTGAGTTCGAGGACGTTGACGCGGGGTTCGCCTATGAAGCCGAGGGTGCGGCCGTCGGTGTGGTCGGCGACGAGCTCGTGGACCTGGGCGACGGACAGACCGTTCTTCTCGGCGACCCGGTGGACCTGGAGGTCGGCGTAGGCCGGGGAGATGTCCGGGTCGAGGCCCGACCCGGAGGAGGTGACCGCGTCGGCGGGCACCTGGGACGGCTTGACCTTGTAGTCCGCGGTCGAGTTGTCCTTCACCACCTCGGCCTTGGCGTCCTCGACCGACTTGATGAGTTTCTCGTTGTCGGCGGAAAGGTTGGTCGCTCCCGAAAGCAGCAGTTTGTACTGGGTGTTGACGGTGTTCTGACCGAGCCCG is a window encoding:
- a CDS encoding potassium-transporting ATPase subunit C, whose amino-acid sequence is MNNSVVNTARLLGAGLRALLVVTLMTGVIYPLVVTGIAQGLFPGKANGSEIRADGKVVGSSLIGQQGYSLDYFQPRPANGLGQNTVNTQYKLLLSGATNLSADNEKLIKSVEDAKAEVVKDNSTADYKVKPSQVPADAVTSSGSGLDPDISPAYADLQVHRVAEKNGLSVAQVHELVADHTDGRTLGFIGEPRVNVLELNIALKELAAKN